From Halichoerus grypus chromosome 6, mHalGry1.hap1.1, whole genome shotgun sequence, one genomic window encodes:
- the RBP5 gene encoding retinol-binding protein 5, with protein sequence MPPNLTGYYRFVSQKNMENYLQALNISMPLRKIALLLKPDKEIDHQGNHMIVKTLSTFHNYILEFEVGVEFEEDLRIVDGRKCQTTVTWEEEQLVCVQKGEVPNRGWRHWLEGEKLYLELTARDAVCEQVFRKVK encoded by the exons ATGCCTCCCAACCTCACCGGCTACTACCGCTTTGTCTCACAGAAGAACATGGAGAACTACCTGCAAGCCCTAA acatcAGCATGCCTCTGCGGAAGATAGCACTGCTGCTCAAGCCAGACAAGGAGATTGATCATCAGGGCAACCACATGATAGTGAAGACCCTCAGCACGTTCCACAACTACATTCTGGAATTCGAGGTGGGAGTTGAGTTTGAGGAGGATCTAAGGATCGTGGATGGACGAAAATGCCAG ACCACTGTAACCTGGGAAGAGGAGCAGCTGGTATGTGTGCAGAAAGGGGAGGTCCCCAACCGAGGCTGGAGACACTGGCTGGAGGGAGAGAAGTTGTATCTG GAACTGACTGCAAGGGATGCAGTGTGCGAGCAGGTCTTCAGGAAGGTCAAGTAG